A portion of the Stigmatella aurantiaca DW4/3-1 genome contains these proteins:
- a CDS encoding alpha/beta fold hydrolase: protein MQSELSGSSSHTDTAVPFLAGDGRKLHLLHVQGEQAPTRGPVVLVHGAGVRANIFRAPIPETLVDALLADGYDVWLENWRASIDVEPSEWTLDQAAVHDHPSAIQTIVRETGWDEVKAIIHCQGSTSFMLSAVAGLIPQVKLIISNAVSLHPVVPPAARRKLRYAVPLVARLTPYMDPQWGFEAEGLTAQALTLFVKATHHECDNTVCRLASFTYGVGFPTLWRHENLNPATHEWLKHEFAKVPLSFFHQMAECVRAGHLVPVEGYRELPEDVAERSPRTDARFVLLAGERNDCFLPESQQRTYDFLSRDRPSYHALHWIPGYGHLDIFMGQQAARDVFPLIRAELGKPV from the coding sequence ATGCAATCCGAGCTCTCAGGGTCTTCTTCCCACACAGACACCGCCGTTCCCTTCCTGGCGGGCGATGGCCGGAAACTCCATCTGCTCCACGTCCAGGGGGAACAAGCGCCGACTCGGGGCCCCGTGGTGCTTGTCCACGGGGCGGGGGTGCGCGCCAACATCTTCCGGGCCCCCATCCCGGAGACGCTCGTCGATGCGCTGCTCGCGGATGGCTATGACGTATGGCTGGAAAACTGGCGCGCGAGCATCGACGTCGAGCCCAGCGAATGGACGCTCGATCAAGCGGCCGTCCACGATCATCCCAGCGCCATCCAGACGATCGTCCGGGAGACGGGCTGGGATGAAGTCAAAGCCATCATCCACTGTCAGGGCTCGACGAGCTTCATGCTGTCGGCCGTCGCGGGGCTCATTCCCCAGGTCAAGCTGATCATCAGCAACGCCGTCTCCCTCCACCCCGTGGTGCCGCCCGCCGCGAGGAGGAAACTCCGCTATGCGGTTCCCCTGGTGGCGCGGCTGACGCCCTACATGGATCCGCAGTGGGGATTCGAGGCGGAGGGCCTCACGGCCCAGGCGCTCACCCTGTTCGTGAAGGCCACCCACCACGAGTGCGACAACACGGTGTGCCGGCTGGCGAGCTTCACCTATGGCGTGGGCTTCCCGACGCTCTGGCGCCACGAGAACCTCAACCCGGCGACGCACGAGTGGTTGAAGCACGAGTTCGCCAAGGTACCGCTCAGCTTCTTCCATCAAATGGCTGAGTGCGTGCGCGCGGGCCACCTGGTGCCCGTGGAAGGCTACCGGGAACTTCCCGAGGATGTGGCCGAGCGCTCGCCTCGAACGGATGCCCGCTTCGTCCTCCTCGCCGGAGAGCGAAACGACTGCTTCCTGCCCGAAAGCCAGCAGCGGACCTACGACTTCCTCTCTCGCGACCGGCCCTCGTACCACGCGCTGCATTGGATACCGGGCTACGGCCACCTCGACATCTTCATGGGCCAGCAAGCAGCCCGCGATGTCTTCCCCCTCATTCGCGCCGAGCTGGGCAAGCCGGTGTGA
- a CDS encoding acetoacetate decarboxylase family protein, with translation MFKVPKRIQQQTGRYAKVDGIPYELPINSRASPALMAAFTLDARKAAAWMPGNEVHPLRLWGNKGVLFITVIDYRDTDIGPYIEFSVAIACTHGRRPAPPLLPLLFQRHHGLGQYVVDLPVSTEISVKGGKGIWGMPKHQANLDFRIDGSTVSSQYDKDGQLAVRIEIDRPRRTWLPIRASAANYCQFRGMLMKSSIYFRGKFGFCFGSKASARLTLGSHPRVQPLKDLGIASKPFFTGFLPSSSGVLDDHFESWFLSYPQLPAGQPEGMESVTRLGLSQQWLPGPHRSGDGSETGTGAHS, from the coding sequence ATGTTCAAGGTACCGAAGCGAATCCAGCAGCAGACGGGGCGCTACGCGAAGGTGGACGGCATTCCCTACGAACTGCCCATCAACTCCCGGGCCTCGCCCGCCTTGATGGCGGCGTTCACCCTCGATGCACGCAAAGCCGCGGCATGGATGCCCGGCAACGAGGTGCACCCGCTGAGGCTGTGGGGCAACAAGGGCGTTCTGTTCATCACGGTCATCGACTACCGCGACACCGACATCGGCCCGTACATCGAGTTCAGCGTCGCCATCGCCTGCACCCACGGGCGGCGGCCCGCGCCCCCGCTCCTGCCCCTGCTGTTCCAACGCCACCATGGGCTGGGGCAGTACGTGGTGGATCTGCCTGTCAGCACGGAGATCTCCGTGAAGGGCGGCAAGGGCATCTGGGGCATGCCCAAACACCAGGCGAACCTGGACTTCCGCATCGATGGCAGCACGGTCAGCAGCCAGTATGACAAGGACGGGCAACTGGCGGTGCGCATCGAGATCGATCGGCCCCGGCGAACCTGGCTTCCCATCCGGGCCAGTGCCGCCAACTACTGCCAGTTCCGCGGGATGCTGATGAAGTCTTCCATCTATTTCCGGGGAAAGTTCGGCTTCTGCTTCGGCTCAAAGGCCTCGGCCCGGCTCACCCTGGGCTCTCACCCCCGCGTGCAGCCACTCAAGGACCTGGGCATCGCGTCCAAACCCTTCTTCACGGGCTTCCTTCCTTCATCGAGCGGTGTGCTGGACGACCACTTCGAGTCCTGGTTCCTCAGCTACCCGCAGCTGCCCGCGGGACAACCCGAGGGAATGGAGAGCGTCACCCGCCTCGGCCTGAGCCAGCAATGGCTGCCAGGCCCTCACCGAAGCGGGGATGGATCGGAGACAGGAACGGGAGCGCACTCATGA
- a CDS encoding patatin-like phospholipase family protein produces the protein MSQPSERGLHWALKAVGVITLIAGAMQLVAPGFELRLLGTEPSPASVHFFGTIGMFMVLFGGLLLHVLKRPHENRDAFLWVALQKLGAAYAVAWGVTRDIFSPITLGVAGFDLLSGLLILGYLQTLREAQRPVASALLKPAPRTPPPSPEPPPVRPLAARPPGEARRRSLILAGGGMRVAWQAGALRALHEAGIHFAHGDGTSGGIMNLAMMLSGQLPEEMCGRWRTLRIQDFVSFRSPEQYLKAWDMEALGDADGIVRHVFPHLGIDVDAIRANTAMEGSFNVCDFTRKTNEAIPHDQVDLDMLVAGISLPIFMPPVRKAGTLYLDSVWIQDANLLEAVRRGADELWVLWCIGNTPTYRKGVFPQYVHMIELSANGALFAQLERIQEINDRIRAGETVHGHQRPIVVHLVKPAQPLPLDPDLYAGHITADTLIDQGYADACRYLETFTPRGLPLSPEITQMNAFLPSLAFRETMSGAFSLGETEPTAGAGKGRSTPFTFHATISVDDMEAFIQNPEHAARLVAHISFPPFGKDIPTKRGSFNLFKASDDPKARLMTYGMAFEHQGREYYLAGTKTIRDDRGADLWHDTTRLYCRLHEGGDERGAVVGAGVLKLTLGELIKLVSSMRSSLEGSEGRQAVLRFGQFFLGTLWDVYAPMAQKADGMAREASATRDAGTPP, from the coding sequence ATGAGCCAGCCCTCCGAGCGCGGACTCCACTGGGCCTTGAAGGCCGTTGGCGTCATCACGCTGATCGCCGGTGCCATGCAGCTCGTCGCCCCCGGTTTCGAGCTCAGACTCCTCGGGACCGAGCCCTCTCCCGCCAGCGTCCACTTCTTCGGCACCATCGGCATGTTCATGGTCCTCTTCGGCGGGCTGTTGCTCCATGTGCTGAAACGGCCCCACGAGAACCGGGACGCCTTCCTGTGGGTGGCCCTTCAGAAGCTCGGGGCGGCCTACGCCGTGGCCTGGGGCGTCACCCGGGACATCTTCTCGCCCATCACGCTGGGGGTCGCGGGGTTCGATCTCCTCTCTGGGCTCTTGATCCTGGGCTACTTGCAGACGCTTCGCGAAGCCCAACGCCCAGTGGCCTCTGCCCTGCTCAAACCTGCCCCCAGGACACCGCCCCCTTCTCCAGAACCTCCCCCCGTGCGGCCCCTCGCTGCCCGTCCTCCTGGAGAGGCCCGGAGGCGGTCTCTCATCCTCGCGGGCGGGGGCATGCGGGTGGCCTGGCAAGCGGGGGCGCTGCGCGCGCTCCACGAAGCGGGCATTCACTTTGCCCACGGGGATGGAACCTCGGGCGGAATCATGAACCTGGCGATGATGCTGTCGGGCCAGCTTCCCGAGGAGATGTGCGGCCGCTGGCGGACCTTGCGCATCCAGGACTTCGTCTCCTTCCGCTCTCCCGAGCAGTACCTGAAGGCCTGGGACATGGAAGCCCTGGGAGACGCCGATGGAATCGTCCGCCACGTCTTCCCCCATCTGGGCATCGACGTGGACGCCATCCGCGCCAACACGGCGATGGAGGGGAGCTTCAACGTCTGCGACTTCACGCGCAAGACGAACGAGGCCATCCCGCATGATCAGGTGGATCTGGACATGCTCGTGGCGGGCATCTCGCTGCCCATCTTCATGCCGCCCGTCCGGAAAGCCGGCACGCTCTACCTGGACTCCGTTTGGATCCAGGATGCCAACCTGCTCGAAGCCGTGCGGCGAGGCGCGGATGAGCTCTGGGTGCTGTGGTGCATCGGCAACACGCCCACCTACCGGAAAGGCGTCTTTCCTCAGTACGTCCACATGATTGAGCTGAGCGCCAACGGGGCCCTCTTCGCCCAGCTCGAGCGCATCCAGGAAATCAATGACCGCATCCGCGCGGGCGAGACGGTCCACGGTCACCAGCGGCCCATCGTGGTTCACCTCGTCAAACCCGCGCAGCCCCTGCCGCTGGATCCGGACCTCTACGCCGGACACATCACCGCGGACACCCTCATTGACCAGGGCTACGCGGACGCTTGCCGCTACCTCGAAACCTTCACACCGCGGGGCCTGCCCCTTTCTCCGGAGATCACCCAAATGAACGCATTCCTTCCCAGCCTCGCCTTCCGCGAGACGATGTCCGGCGCCTTCTCGCTCGGAGAGACCGAGCCCACCGCCGGTGCGGGCAAAGGCCGGTCCACCCCCTTCACCTTCCATGCGACGATCAGCGTGGATGACATGGAGGCCTTCATCCAGAATCCGGAGCACGCCGCCCGGCTCGTGGCCCACATCTCCTTTCCACCGTTTGGCAAAGACATCCCCACCAAGCGGGGGAGCTTCAACCTCTTCAAGGCCAGTGATGACCCGAAGGCGCGGCTGATGACCTACGGCATGGCCTTCGAGCACCAAGGCCGCGAGTACTACCTGGCCGGCACCAAGACCATCCGTGATGACCGGGGCGCGGACCTGTGGCACGACACCACCCGGCTCTACTGCCGCCTGCATGAAGGGGGCGATGAGCGCGGCGCGGTGGTGGGGGCCGGCGTCCTCAAGCTGACGCTCGGCGAGCTGATCAAGCTCGTCTCCAGCATGCGCTCCTCCCTCGAGGGGAGCGAGGGGCGCCAGGCCGTGCTGCGCTTCGGCCAGTTCTTCCTGGGCACCCTCTGGGATGTGTATGCCCCCATGGCCCAGAAGGCCGACGGCATGGCGCGTGAAGCCAGTGCCACTCGCGACGCCGGGACGCCTCCATGA
- a CDS encoding GMC oxidoreductase — MRQGREHFDVIIVGSGFGGSVMAWRLAEAGLRVCVLERGKSYPPGSFPRSPYGMRRNFWDPSEGLHGLFNLWSFRGLGGVVASGLGGGSLIYANVLLRKDEKTFVHENPRDGGYEDWPVSRADLEPHYDAVEKMLGAQRYPFQEEPYRHTAKTIAMKLAAERMGLQDDWQLPPLAVTFANPGQKPVPGEPIPERYPNLHGRTRMTCRLCGECDIGCNYGSKNTLDYNYLSAAKRLGAELRVRCEVKSFWREGSEYTVEYLDHSEAREGERPEVPTSMLPRTVISADKLVLAAGTFGTTYLLLKNQQAFPGLSPRLGTQFCGNGDLLGFLSKCTDQRQGRREPRVLDGGHGPVITSALHIRDATEGGTGRGYYVEDAGYPEFVNWLYEGSDQFALLKRFARLSQKIVKGWLGLSRDTDVSAEIAEVLGDCVGSASSLPLLAMGRDLPTGRMSLNRDGLLEVDWRMRDSSQYFQRVRQTMAQIADVLEGTLIQNPLSYLSRVITVHPLGGCPMGRTLREGVVDSHGEVFNHPGLYVADGAVMPGPTGPNPSLTIAAFADRSADHLIDHFHRPPLSTPAQEVPWAPRPM, encoded by the coding sequence ATGAGGCAGGGACGAGAGCATTTCGACGTCATCATCGTCGGCTCCGGCTTCGGGGGCTCGGTGATGGCCTGGCGGCTTGCGGAGGCAGGGCTCCGCGTCTGCGTTCTGGAGCGTGGCAAGTCCTATCCCCCCGGCTCTTTCCCTCGCAGCCCCTATGGCATGCGCCGCAACTTCTGGGATCCGAGCGAGGGGCTTCACGGGCTCTTCAACCTCTGGTCCTTCCGGGGGCTCGGTGGGGTGGTGGCCAGCGGCCTGGGAGGGGGCTCGCTCATCTATGCCAACGTGCTGCTGCGCAAGGACGAGAAGACCTTCGTCCATGAGAACCCGCGCGACGGCGGCTACGAGGACTGGCCCGTCAGCCGCGCGGATCTGGAGCCCCACTACGACGCCGTGGAGAAGATGCTCGGGGCGCAGCGCTACCCGTTCCAGGAAGAGCCCTATCGTCACACCGCGAAGACGATCGCGATGAAGCTGGCCGCCGAGCGCATGGGCCTCCAGGACGACTGGCAACTCCCGCCGTTGGCGGTCACCTTCGCCAACCCCGGCCAGAAGCCTGTCCCCGGGGAGCCCATCCCGGAGCGGTACCCCAACCTGCACGGGCGCACCCGCATGACGTGCCGGCTGTGCGGGGAGTGCGACATCGGCTGTAACTACGGCAGCAAGAACACGCTCGATTACAACTATCTGTCGGCCGCGAAGCGGCTGGGGGCGGAGCTGCGCGTCCGTTGCGAGGTGAAGTCCTTCTGGCGCGAGGGCTCGGAGTACACCGTCGAATACCTGGACCACTCCGAGGCCCGCGAGGGCGAGCGCCCCGAGGTGCCCACCTCGATGCTGCCGCGAACGGTCATCTCGGCGGACAAGCTCGTCCTGGCCGCGGGGACGTTCGGAACCACCTACCTGCTGCTCAAGAACCAGCAAGCCTTCCCTGGGCTCAGCCCCCGGCTCGGCACCCAGTTCTGCGGCAACGGTGACCTGCTGGGCTTTCTCTCCAAGTGCACGGACCAGCGCCAAGGCCGGCGGGAGCCCCGGGTGCTCGACGGGGGCCATGGTCCCGTCATCACCAGTGCCCTCCACATCCGGGACGCGACGGAGGGGGGCACCGGCCGCGGCTATTACGTGGAGGACGCGGGCTATCCGGAGTTCGTCAACTGGCTCTACGAGGGGAGTGACCAGTTCGCCTTGCTCAAGCGTTTCGCGCGGCTGAGCCAAAAAATCGTGAAGGGCTGGTTGGGTTTGAGCCGGGACACGGACGTGAGCGCGGAGATCGCCGAAGTGCTCGGGGACTGCGTGGGCTCCGCCAGCTCCTTGCCCCTGCTCGCCATGGGGAGGGACCTGCCCACTGGCCGGATGTCGCTCAACCGGGATGGCCTGCTCGAAGTCGATTGGCGCATGCGCGACTCGTCCCAGTATTTCCAGCGCGTCCGTCAGACCATGGCGCAGATCGCGGACGTGCTGGAGGGGACGCTGATCCAGAACCCGCTCAGCTACCTGAGCCGCGTCATCACCGTGCACCCCCTGGGAGGATGCCCCATGGGCCGCACCCTGCGGGAAGGCGTGGTGGATTCCCACGGAGAGGTCTTCAACCACCCCGGACTCTATGTGGCCGATGGCGCGGTGATGCCCGGGCCGACCGGCCCCAATCCCAGCCTGACCATCGCCGCCTTCGCCGACCGCTCCGCGGACCACCTAATCGATCACTTCCACCGTCCCCCTCTCTCCACCCCCGCCCAGGAGGTGCCATGGGCTCCTCGACCGATGTGA
- a CDS encoding tetratricopeptide repeat protein gives MKQGNILALGVLLLLAPMAWTQEETGVPAPSEAASAQALAVYEQGKRLYDAKDYAGALERFDQAAALEPGKARWQYNRGLALRKLNRFEEARTALLQSRTLDPAYKQAEIDDKLREMGFSDEPVQETGRASSPKGFQALGPLLCGVGPFVGAMAVLYWMFRRSASRKRRDPARSSRPPSSSPVPRPEELRLLNTRLEQLSSSLVQVEHALRLEEDADLRALLNQATLAEQRSRDALDRARQGQLPLDAAAGQLRAAQDSAEAALKRAQSLFGERAFQPEGARVGCYFCARPLANPAFRMLVPLKRGADVTKVLACPPCANMASAGQPPPVKVRQLRNGQTQHWSELDGYDPYLHRHKPYPEMGTVPSWEYAPQRSLGEVAAMAAGGALATGLAAYGMSKLLDLDTASEAAAAQAATQASAARASERREERDWRDHS, from the coding sequence GTGAAGCAGGGGAACATCCTGGCGCTGGGGGTACTGCTGCTCCTTGCCCCCATGGCATGGACACAGGAGGAAACAGGAGTCCCCGCGCCATCCGAAGCGGCCTCCGCCCAGGCGCTGGCGGTGTACGAGCAAGGCAAACGCCTCTACGACGCGAAAGACTACGCGGGGGCCCTGGAGCGGTTCGATCAGGCCGCGGCGCTGGAGCCCGGCAAGGCGCGCTGGCAGTACAACCGGGGCCTGGCCCTGCGAAAGCTCAACCGCTTCGAGGAAGCCCGGACCGCCTTGCTTCAGTCCCGGACCCTTGATCCCGCCTACAAGCAGGCGGAGATCGACGATAAGCTGCGGGAGATGGGCTTCTCGGACGAGCCTGTCCAAGAGACCGGACGCGCTTCCTCGCCCAAGGGCTTCCAGGCCCTGGGGCCCCTCCTCTGCGGCGTCGGTCCCTTCGTCGGCGCCATGGCCGTGCTGTACTGGATGTTCAGGAGAAGCGCCTCCCGGAAGCGGCGGGATCCGGCCCGCTCTTCCCGGCCCCCTTCCTCTTCACCCGTGCCCCGGCCAGAGGAACTCCGGCTGCTGAACACGCGGCTGGAGCAACTCTCCAGCTCACTCGTCCAGGTGGAGCATGCCCTTCGGCTCGAGGAGGACGCCGACCTGAGGGCGCTGCTCAACCAGGCCACCCTGGCCGAGCAGCGCAGCCGGGACGCTTTGGACCGTGCCCGGCAAGGGCAGCTTCCACTGGACGCAGCCGCTGGACAGCTCCGGGCGGCCCAGGACAGCGCGGAGGCCGCGCTGAAACGGGCTCAGAGTCTCTTCGGAGAGCGGGCCTTTCAACCCGAGGGAGCGCGCGTGGGCTGCTACTTCTGCGCACGCCCGCTGGCCAATCCGGCCTTCCGGATGCTGGTTCCCCTCAAGCGGGGCGCGGACGTCACGAAGGTCCTCGCGTGCCCTCCATGCGCGAACATGGCTTCCGCGGGCCAGCCGCCACCCGTGAAGGTCCGGCAGCTGCGGAACGGGCAGACCCAGCACTGGAGCGAGCTGGACGGGTATGATCCCTATCTCCACCGTCACAAGCCCTATCCGGAGATGGGCACGGTGCCCTCCTGGGAGTACGCCCCGCAGCGCTCCCTGGGCGAGGTGGCGGCCATGGCCGCGGGCGGGGCCCTGGCAACGGGACTGGCGGCCTATGGCATGAGCAAGCTGCTGGACCTCGACACCGCGAGTGAGGCGGCGGCGGCCCAGGCGGCGACCCAGGCTTCGGCGGCGCGGGCCAGTGAGCGCCGCGAGGAGCGAGACTGGAGGGACCACTCCTGA
- a CDS encoding glycosyltransferase produces MGAPRFVFYAVNGLGLGHVTRLVSIARALRRLSPGCEVLFLTSSEADHVIYREGFAAVKLPSKTIREHCGLRKGSYLKLAQTVTWNTISAFDPDVLVVDTYPTGSFEELLPVLRWRQKNVFVFREQRAEAAGSQLLQATLRLYDRILIPHESVSQVGPVPEPTKALAVGPILIRERHELPTRAQARKALGLPEEGTLLYASFGGGGDPEAARALTLTAQVARELPGVRLVVGAGPLWREPPPTLEGAVVLQGRYPALDFLPAFDAAVTAAGYNAVHELLYAGIPSVFVPFERMVDDQEKRAREVTAAGAGLDCTPLTREGLTRAVREILNPDVRQRLSAAARKKVERNGAEPAARALLELLA; encoded by the coding sequence ATGGGCGCGCCTCGCTTCGTCTTCTATGCCGTCAACGGCCTGGGGCTGGGGCACGTTACGCGCCTGGTATCCATCGCCCGGGCGCTGCGCCGACTCTCCCCCGGGTGCGAGGTGCTCTTCCTGACCTCGTCCGAGGCGGACCATGTCATCTACCGTGAGGGCTTCGCGGCGGTGAAGCTGCCTTCGAAGACCATCCGCGAGCACTGCGGCCTGCGCAAGGGCAGCTACCTCAAGCTGGCGCAGACGGTGACGTGGAACACGATCTCCGCGTTCGATCCGGACGTGCTGGTGGTGGACACCTACCCCACGGGCTCCTTCGAGGAGCTCCTCCCCGTGCTCCGCTGGCGCCAGAAGAACGTCTTCGTCTTCCGGGAGCAGCGGGCCGAGGCGGCGGGCTCGCAACTGCTCCAGGCCACCCTGAGGCTGTATGACCGGATCCTCATCCCGCATGAGAGCGTGTCCCAGGTAGGGCCGGTGCCCGAGCCCACCAAGGCCCTGGCCGTGGGGCCCATCCTCATCCGCGAGCGCCACGAGTTGCCCACCCGGGCCCAGGCGCGCAAGGCCCTCGGGCTCCCGGAGGAGGGAACGCTGCTCTACGCCTCCTTCGGCGGCGGTGGCGATCCCGAGGCGGCCCGCGCCTTGACCCTCACGGCACAGGTGGCGCGGGAGCTGCCCGGCGTCCGGCTGGTGGTGGGCGCGGGCCCGCTGTGGCGCGAGCCGCCGCCCACCTTGGAGGGAGCGGTGGTGCTTCAGGGCCGCTACCCCGCCTTGGACTTCCTGCCCGCCTTCGACGCGGCGGTGACGGCGGCTGGTTACAACGCCGTCCATGAGCTGCTCTACGCGGGCATCCCCTCCGTCTTCGTCCCCTTCGAGCGGATGGTGGATGACCAGGAGAAACGGGCTCGGGAGGTGACGGCGGCGGGGGCGGGACTCGACTGCACGCCGTTGACCCGAGAGGGGCTCACCCGGGCGGTCCGGGAAATCCTGAACCCGGACGTGCGCCAGCGCCTGAGCGCGGCAGCCCGGAAGAAGGTGGAGCGCAATGGCGCGGAGCCCGCGGCCCGGGCCCTGCTGGAGCTGCTCGCATGA
- a CDS encoding radical SAM protein, which produces MKNPDATKERLKGYLERRPRTGPETVHLDVTNACNLDCITCWNYAPDLAQPKPVSWKRQRMDAATFHRMVDESAEAGAERIVISGGGEPFTHPDIYSFIAKVKARGLRLTVISNGTLCDWERVRELQVDQLLLNMASASPETYVAYHPNQPPETFHRLLEGVQQVREVTAVNLVQVINQVNYLELPAMVQLAHRVGARSSFKVGDVPRGTEHHALTAAQRQHVLEALIPAARKQAKALKVKHNLDAYEAQLSGRWPSGQETGCFAGYLYSRVYVDGRVFFCCEHIEAGHVNDGPFQEVWRAPAYEAVRQRLHRGEYYPGCARCGKHDMNFAAARDLREMLEAGDLP; this is translated from the coding sequence ATGAAGAATCCGGACGCGACGAAAGAGCGCCTGAAGGGCTACCTGGAGCGCCGGCCACGCACCGGGCCCGAGACCGTCCACCTGGATGTCACCAACGCGTGCAACCTCGACTGCATCACCTGCTGGAACTACGCACCGGACCTGGCCCAGCCGAAACCAGTGTCCTGGAAGCGGCAGCGGATGGACGCAGCCACCTTCCACCGCATGGTGGACGAGTCCGCCGAAGCGGGGGCCGAGCGCATCGTCATCAGCGGCGGCGGCGAACCCTTCACCCACCCGGACATCTATTCCTTCATCGCCAAGGTCAAGGCGCGAGGCCTGCGGCTCACCGTCATCTCCAACGGGACGCTGTGTGACTGGGAGCGAGTCCGGGAGCTCCAGGTGGACCAGCTCCTGCTCAACATGGCCTCCGCCTCCCCGGAGACCTACGTCGCCTACCATCCCAACCAGCCACCGGAGACCTTCCACCGGCTGCTGGAGGGCGTCCAGCAGGTGCGGGAGGTCACGGCCGTGAACCTCGTGCAGGTCATCAACCAGGTGAACTACCTGGAGCTGCCCGCCATGGTGCAACTCGCGCACCGCGTGGGGGCACGGTCTTCCTTCAAGGTGGGGGATGTGCCCCGGGGCACCGAGCACCACGCGCTCACCGCCGCGCAGCGGCAGCACGTCCTCGAAGCGCTCATCCCCGCGGCGCGCAAGCAGGCCAAGGCGCTGAAGGTGAAGCACAACCTGGACGCGTACGAGGCGCAGCTCTCGGGACGGTGGCCCTCGGGGCAGGAGACCGGTTGTTTCGCGGGCTACCTCTACAGCCGCGTCTACGTGGACGGACGCGTCTTCTTCTGCTGTGAGCACATCGAGGCCGGGCACGTGAACGACGGGCCCTTCCAGGAGGTGTGGCGCGCCCCAGCATACGAGGCGGTGCGCCAGCGGCTCCACCGCGGCGAGTACTACCCAGGCTGCGCGCGCTGCGGGAAGCACGACATGAACTTCGCGGCGGCCCGGGACTTGCGCGAAATGCTCGAGGCGGGAGATCTCCCATGA
- a CDS encoding radical SAM protein gives MSGPRPTVSWNIVGGCNYRCTYCVQKHMPGIGGPTDEQLEAALTTLTALPGSWEFKISGGEPFLLKRLPEVAKRLATAGHKVSLLTNLSAPLRVLATFIEAAGEQLRTFSCSLHREEVEEAAFLEKAQAVQALLARWPRATFVVNSVVVPGQVSAVSSSRERFEEAGIKFYPQLMRVDGKPAEYGWADRWRIDRAFGDMVSPSQMNRGYPLKGYRCHAGSKYFIIHPKGDAFSCYPGKRFGDGHLGNVFDGTLKLWEAPAPCRYEVCPCTVPQNRGIIEGFGQGAGEDSP, from the coding sequence ATGAGCGGTCCGCGTCCCACGGTGAGCTGGAACATCGTTGGCGGGTGCAACTACCGCTGCACCTACTGCGTGCAGAAGCACATGCCGGGCATCGGCGGCCCCACGGACGAACAGCTCGAGGCGGCGCTCACCACGCTGACCGCCTTGCCCGGAAGCTGGGAGTTCAAGATCTCCGGCGGAGAGCCCTTTCTGCTCAAGCGGCTGCCGGAAGTGGCGAAGCGGCTCGCCACGGCGGGGCACAAGGTCTCGTTGCTCACCAACCTCTCCGCCCCCCTGCGCGTCCTCGCCACCTTCATCGAGGCAGCGGGGGAACAGCTGCGCACCTTCTCCTGCTCGCTGCACCGCGAGGAGGTGGAGGAAGCGGCGTTCCTCGAGAAAGCCCAGGCCGTGCAAGCGCTGTTGGCGCGGTGGCCCCGCGCAACCTTTGTCGTCAACAGCGTGGTGGTCCCCGGCCAAGTGTCCGCGGTCTCCAGCAGCCGCGAGCGCTTCGAGGAGGCGGGCATCAAGTTCTACCCACAGCTCATGCGGGTGGACGGAAAACCGGCGGAGTACGGGTGGGCGGACCGCTGGCGCATCGACAGGGCCTTCGGGGACATGGTGTCCCCCTCCCAGATGAACCGCGGCTACCCGCTCAAGGGCTACCGGTGCCACGCGGGCAGCAAGTACTTCATCATTCACCCCAAGGGGGACGCCTTCTCGTGCTACCCCGGCAAGCGCTTCGGGGATGGCCACCTGGGCAACGTCTTCGACGGCACGCTGAAGCTGTGGGAGGCACCCGCCCCATGCCGCTACGAGGTGTGCCCCTGCACGGTGCCGCAGAACCGGGGCATCATCGAAGGATTCGGCCAGGGCGCCGGGGAAGATTCGCCCTAA
- a CDS encoding galactosyltransferase-related protein: MTRKQPPPLSIIIPWCRRPELDVTLRRNRRFFTAHPFEVLVVNCGGSVRTFRKLLRAHRFPGLRGLEMRDTSFNKSLALNAGASAARANCFLFLDADVVLRGDFLEGALAKLGTKHFVTVDRLFESHPAARRRSRLRELAYLMRFVDRKGRAAQVETQRVNLSDGSHGGPGLVMLRRKHFEEVNGMNSNLRGWGWEDMDLLVRLQLALGLSQRRHGEAVHLTHGDDQRDLGGIHKKASELLNLFRCLENYREGYYWGTRDADVETWQGRFSWYE, encoded by the coding sequence ATGACGCGCAAGCAGCCCCCGCCGCTCTCCATCATCATTCCCTGGTGCAGGCGCCCTGAACTCGACGTCACCCTGAGACGCAACCGCCGCTTCTTCACCGCGCACCCGTTCGAGGTGCTGGTGGTGAACTGCGGGGGCAGCGTCCGGACGTTCCGGAAGCTGCTGAGGGCCCATCGCTTCCCGGGGCTGCGCGGCCTGGAAATGCGGGACACCTCCTTCAACAAGTCCCTGGCGCTGAACGCCGGCGCTTCCGCGGCCCGGGCCAATTGCTTCCTCTTCCTCGATGCGGACGTGGTGCTGCGGGGTGACTTCCTGGAAGGAGCCCTGGCCAAGCTGGGCACGAAGCACTTCGTCACCGTGGATCGGCTCTTCGAGTCGCACCCCGCCGCCCGGCGCCGCTCCCGCCTGCGCGAGCTGGCCTACCTCATGCGCTTCGTGGACCGGAAGGGCCGCGCCGCGCAGGTGGAGACCCAGCGCGTGAACCTGAGCGACGGCAGCCACGGCGGGCCCGGCCTCGTGATGCTGCGGCGCAAGCACTTCGAAGAAGTGAATGGGATGAACTCGAACCTGAGGGGCTGGGGTTGGGAGGACATGGACCTGCTGGTCCGGTTGCAGCTCGCGCTGGGACTGTCGCAGCGGCGCCATGGCGAGGCGGTGCACCTCACCCACGGCGATGACCAGCGTGACCTCGGAGGCATCCACAAGAAAGCCAGCGAGCTGCTTAACCTCTTCCGCTGCCTGGAGAACTACCGCGAAGGCTATTACTGGGGCACCCGCGACGCCGACGTCGAGACGTGGCAAGGGCGCTTCTCGTGGTACGAGTAG